The Streptomyces sp. NBC_01275 genome has a segment encoding these proteins:
- a CDS encoding glycosyltransferase, translating to MLTSFFIAAVSLALFWMAAFTLWWQMHAWRTPEVLASTRFSSPDGDEHVSFSLLLPARHEQAVLDHTIQRLLESTHTDFEIIVIVGHDDPETAAVAESAAARDPRVRVVVDTHEKKNKPKAMNTALPHCRGDVVGVFDAEDQVHPALLAHVDHAFRTTRADVVQGGVQLINFHSSWYSLRNCLEYFFWFRSRLHLHAQKGFIPLGGNTVFVRTDVLRAADGWDPNCLAEDCDLGVRLSSVGKKVVVAYDSAMVTREETPGSLMSLLKQRTRWNQGFLQVYRKKDWKQLPGFGQRLLARYTLMTPFLQAFSGVVIPLNVAIALFLDVPVGIAFVTFLPAVTALVTFVFELVGLHDFGKQYGLRVRLVHYLKLVVGGPFYQVLLAGAAMRAVWREQRGRTDWELTTHVGAHLTAGDTATASGPVSDPAVTREDVPA from the coding sequence TTGCTCACGTCTTTCTTCATCGCTGCCGTCTCGCTTGCCCTGTTCTGGATGGCGGCGTTCACTCTGTGGTGGCAGATGCACGCCTGGCGTACGCCAGAGGTGCTCGCCTCCACCCGGTTCAGCAGTCCGGACGGCGACGAACACGTCTCCTTCTCGCTGCTGCTGCCCGCTCGCCATGAGCAGGCCGTCCTCGACCACACCATCCAGCGGCTGCTGGAGTCCACGCACACCGACTTCGAGATCATCGTCATCGTGGGGCACGACGACCCCGAGACCGCGGCGGTCGCCGAGAGCGCCGCCGCACGCGACCCGCGGGTCCGGGTCGTCGTCGACACCCACGAGAAGAAGAACAAGCCCAAAGCCATGAACACGGCGCTGCCGCACTGCCGCGGCGACGTCGTCGGGGTCTTCGACGCCGAGGACCAGGTCCATCCGGCGCTGCTCGCCCACGTCGACCACGCCTTCCGCACCACGCGAGCGGACGTCGTCCAGGGAGGCGTCCAGCTCATCAACTTCCACTCCAGCTGGTACAGCCTGCGCAACTGCCTGGAGTACTTCTTCTGGTTCCGCTCCCGGCTGCATCTCCACGCGCAGAAAGGATTCATCCCGCTCGGCGGCAACACCGTCTTCGTCCGCACGGACGTGCTGAGGGCAGCCGACGGCTGGGATCCGAACTGCCTCGCCGAGGACTGCGACCTGGGCGTGCGCCTCTCCAGCGTCGGCAAGAAGGTCGTCGTCGCCTACGACTCCGCCATGGTGACCCGGGAGGAGACCCCGGGCTCGCTGATGTCGCTGCTCAAGCAGCGCACCCGCTGGAACCAGGGCTTCCTCCAGGTCTACCGGAAGAAGGACTGGAAGCAACTCCCGGGCTTCGGGCAGCGGTTGCTGGCCCGCTACACCCTGATGACACCGTTCCTGCAAGCGTTCTCCGGCGTCGTCATCCCGCTCAACGTGGCGATCGCGCTCTTCCTCGACGTCCCCGTCGGGATCGCCTTCGTCACCTTCCTGCCGGCCGTGACCGCGCTGGTCACGTTCGTCTTCGAACTCGTCGGACTGCACGACTTCGGCAAGCAGTACGGCCTGCGCGTCCGCCTCGTCCACTACCTCAAGCTCGTCGTGGGCGGCCCCTTCTACCAGGTCCTCCTCGCGGGGGCCGCGATGCGCGCCGTCTGGCGTGAGCAACGCGGCCGTACGGACTGGGAGCTGACCACGCACGTCGGCGCGCATCTGACGGCAGGCGACACCGCAACCGCTTCCGGACCCGTTTCCGATCCCGCAGTGACCCGAGAGGACGTTCCTGCGTGA
- a CDS encoding glycosyltransferase family 39 protein, with the protein MTSTLPAATTGTVPAQRQPVPDERSTGRTDPPVPPRRPRLRASRPDLLLCGALLVAILVVQGWNIADYPTLSDDEGTYLAQAWAVQEGRGLAHYTYWYDHPPLGWIQIALLTWIPKLISPDSMTVGTMRATMLVVSAISAALLYVLGRRLSLPRWAAGLGMVLFGLSPLSVVLQREIFLDNLAVMWTLVAFTLAASPNRHLWHHFGAGVAAATAVLTKETMLFVLPAVLLTMGRHSHRDTRKFALTGAITACVLIGLSYPLFALLKGELLPGSGHVSLWDGIKYQMTRPGSGFILDQGSGSHGVLQSWLYYDRVLIVGGLAGALLLLLTWRWSVTARALAGPSLAVAILAVVALRPGGYLPAMYVIQALPFLALVLAGATASVAHAVLRRRRGPDEVRWKTGGRYALAAVLALAAGAYVVPHWYDGDRTAVTADANAPYRAASTWLSTEVEDPADTRVLVDDALWLDLVHAGYQPGLGAIWFYKADLDPAVTKTLPNGWRDLDYVVASPTVRRDASDLPGVDAALKHSTPVAVFGSGEDRIEIRRIQTVSGGVR; encoded by the coding sequence GTGACCTCCACCCTTCCCGCGGCGACCACAGGCACGGTCCCCGCGCAGCGCCAGCCTGTGCCTGATGAACGTTCGACCGGCCGAACAGACCCGCCGGTCCCGCCGAGACGGCCGCGGCTGCGCGCCTCCCGTCCCGACCTGCTCCTGTGCGGCGCGCTCCTGGTCGCGATCCTCGTCGTGCAGGGCTGGAACATCGCCGACTACCCGACCCTCAGCGACGACGAGGGCACCTACCTCGCCCAGGCCTGGGCCGTCCAGGAGGGCCGGGGCCTCGCCCACTACACCTACTGGTACGACCACCCGCCGCTCGGCTGGATCCAGATCGCCCTGCTGACCTGGATCCCCAAGCTGATCAGCCCCGACTCGATGACCGTCGGCACCATGCGGGCGACCATGCTCGTGGTCAGCGCGATCAGCGCCGCCCTCCTCTACGTCCTGGGCCGGCGACTGTCCCTGCCCCGCTGGGCGGCGGGCCTCGGCATGGTCCTCTTCGGGCTCTCGCCCCTCTCGGTCGTCCTCCAGCGGGAGATCTTCCTCGACAACCTCGCGGTGATGTGGACGCTCGTGGCGTTCACACTCGCCGCCTCGCCCAACCGCCACCTCTGGCACCACTTCGGCGCGGGCGTCGCCGCCGCCACGGCCGTCCTCACCAAGGAGACGATGCTCTTCGTCCTCCCGGCGGTCCTGCTCACCATGGGACGGCACAGCCACCGCGACACCCGCAAGTTCGCCCTCACCGGCGCGATCACCGCCTGCGTCCTGATCGGCCTGTCGTACCCCCTCTTCGCCCTCCTCAAGGGCGAGTTGCTGCCGGGCAGCGGCCATGTCTCCCTCTGGGACGGCATCAAGTACCAGATGACGAGACCCGGTTCGGGCTTCATCCTCGACCAGGGCTCCGGCTCCCACGGCGTCCTGCAGTCCTGGCTCTACTACGACCGCGTCCTGATCGTCGGCGGCCTCGCGGGCGCGCTGCTGCTCCTGCTCACCTGGCGCTGGTCGGTCACCGCCCGCGCCCTGGCCGGACCCTCCCTGGCGGTGGCGATCCTCGCCGTCGTCGCCCTGCGCCCCGGCGGCTACCTGCCCGCGATGTACGTCATCCAGGCCCTGCCCTTCCTCGCCCTCGTCCTCGCCGGAGCCACGGCGAGCGTCGCCCACGCCGTCCTGCGCAGACGGCGCGGACCCGACGAGGTGCGCTGGAAGACCGGCGGCCGCTACGCCCTCGCCGCCGTCCTCGCCCTCGCCGCCGGGGCGTACGTCGTCCCGCACTGGTACGACGGCGACCGCACCGCCGTCACCGCCGACGCCAACGCCCCCTACCGGGCCGCCTCGACCTGGCTGTCCACCGAGGTCGAGGACCCGGCCGACACCCGCGTCCTGGTCGACGACGCGCTCTGGCTCGACCTCGTCCACGCCGGCTACCAGCCCGGACTCGGCGCGATCTGGTTCTACAAGGCCGATCTCGACCCGGCCGTGACGAAGACCCTGCCGAACGGCTGGCGGGACCTCGACTACGTCGTCGCCTCGCCGACCGTACGCCGGGACGCCAGCGACCTGCCGGGCGTCGACGCGGCGCTGAAGCACTCGACACCGGTCGCCGTCTTCGGCTCCGGCGAGGACCGGATCGAGATCCGGCGGATCCAGACCGTCTCCGGAGGCGTCCGATGA
- a CDS encoding glycosyltransferase family 2 protein codes for MTHDYTEYSAPVPELRASEVAEPGAVTIVVPTFNESANIRRLLRQITESVPARLPCEVVFVDDSTDDTPEVIRDAARDCPFPVAVLHRDEPVGGLGGAVVEGIRAAGSDWIVVMDGDCQHPPSLVPELVATGERSHAGLVVASRYIKGGSRAGLAGNYRIAVSRGATWLTKSLFPRRLHGISDPMSGFFAIRRSAVTADVLKPLGYKILLELAVRSRPRKVSEVPFVFQDRFAGESKSSAQEGVRFLRHLIGLRTASPIARMVGFGLIGATGFLPNLLGLYALTAAGLHYVPAEILANQLGVAWNFVLIEHLLFRDRRSHRRWWDRVGRFALLANADLVLRIPLIALFVHRFGMGALSATALALVTTFVLRFAGTEALVYLPRKGPRGSRTARRAV; via the coding sequence ATGACCCACGACTACACCGAATACAGCGCACCCGTCCCCGAACTGCGCGCGTCCGAGGTCGCCGAGCCCGGCGCGGTCACCATCGTCGTACCGACCTTCAACGAGTCCGCGAACATCCGCCGACTCCTGCGCCAGATCACCGAGTCGGTGCCCGCCCGGCTGCCCTGCGAGGTCGTCTTCGTGGACGACTCCACCGACGACACCCCCGAGGTCATCCGGGACGCGGCGCGCGACTGCCCGTTCCCGGTGGCCGTGCTGCACCGGGACGAGCCGGTCGGCGGGCTCGGAGGCGCGGTCGTCGAGGGCATCCGGGCGGCCGGCTCGGACTGGATCGTCGTTATGGACGGCGACTGCCAGCATCCCCCGTCCCTGGTACCGGAGTTGGTGGCCACCGGCGAGCGGTCGCACGCCGGGCTCGTCGTCGCCTCCCGCTACATCAAGGGCGGCAGCCGCGCCGGACTCGCCGGAAACTACCGGATAGCGGTTTCACGCGGGGCGACCTGGCTCACCAAGTCCCTGTTCCCGCGCAGGCTGCACGGCATCAGCGACCCGATGAGCGGCTTCTTCGCGATCCGCCGCAGCGCGGTCACCGCCGACGTCCTCAAGCCCCTCGGCTACAAGATCCTCCTCGAGCTCGCCGTCCGCAGCCGCCCGCGCAAGGTCAGCGAGGTCCCCTTCGTCTTCCAGGACCGCTTCGCCGGCGAGTCCAAGTCCAGCGCCCAGGAGGGCGTCCGCTTCCTGCGCCATCTGATCGGCCTGCGCACCGCCTCGCCGATCGCCCGCATGGTCGGCTTCGGTCTGATCGGAGCCACGGGCTTCCTCCCGAACCTGCTCGGCCTGTACGCCCTCACCGCCGCCGGACTGCACTACGTACCGGCGGAGATCCTCGCCAACCAGCTCGGCGTGGCCTGGAACTTCGTGCTCATCGAGCATCTGCTGTTCCGCGACCGCCGCTCCCACCGCCGCTGGTGGGACCGGGTGGGCCGGTTCGCGCTGCTCGCCAACGCCGATCTGGTGCTGCGCATCCCGCTGATCGCGCTGTTCGTGCACCGGTTCGGGATGGGCGCGCTGTCCGCGACCGCGCTGGCGCTGGTGACGACGTTCGTCCTGCGCTTCGCGGGCACCGAGGCACTGGTCTACCTCCCCCGCAAGGGGCCGCGGGGAAGCCGCACAGCAAGGAGAGCCGTGTGA
- a CDS encoding galactose oxidase-like domain-containing protein, whose protein sequence is MLAVAGLTGGLLLTSPQPASAANLIKNAGFETAGADGMPYCWEKSGWGDNDFTFEHTSDAHTGAKAMKVTLTRRVDGDRKALITESTECAPTVTPGKQYDLSLWYKTTTPDAAVTLFRHDTTAGWQYWTDLKTLEMQGSWTQATVRTPEAPAGTDRITWGVSVYGTGSATTDDYTMDQVPDVLPPATCTATADQCANGRWDVLPTQNPVRSMHSVVLNNGKVLLIAGSGNSEEQFNAGTFTSAVYDPANGSYKVIPTPKDMFCSGHVQLQDGRVLVMSGNKAYPVVGGHGYEGFKDSYVFDPVTETYSKTNDMNDGHWYPSATVMGNGDVLSFGGLREDSTGSVTAELFSEAEQQWQPLWKVNQTWSYWGLYPSMILMQDGRLFYSGSHVFGNNIPGTGAAIYDYDANTVTQIPGLQNKDQRDQSASVLLPPAQDQKVLTLGGGNIDSNPDGNRLTDVIDLKAANPSYVAGPPLPQGTVDLGNGPVAETGNQGKMYVSAVLLPDGKVLETGGALHNRADPVFESSLYDPAVNTFDPVAADPQARGYHSSSFLLPDGRVMSTGDNPGNGTWNHNVSIYTPPYLLKGARPTITSVIDTEWTYGDTQRITVDRPIAKAELIRPAAVTHSSDPNQRYVDLPLSVDGNNVDLNVTSNPNLAPPGWYMLFAVDANGVPSVAKWVHLQGPAALSASDASAHVHTFADDLTGKVTGQGKKRTSQKVPATVSGCDRHYGSINVCVPTAFPATVKKTTAARCTWLKANDYGRLKVNGKDDPLGLDPNNDGLACGKGDLKKRS, encoded by the coding sequence ATGCTGGCGGTGGCGGGCCTCACCGGGGGCCTGCTGCTGACCAGTCCGCAGCCCGCGTCCGCCGCCAACCTCATCAAGAACGCCGGCTTCGAGACCGCGGGGGCCGACGGGATGCCGTACTGCTGGGAGAAGTCCGGGTGGGGCGACAACGACTTCACATTCGAGCACACCTCGGACGCCCACACCGGGGCCAAGGCGATGAAGGTGACGCTGACCCGGCGGGTCGACGGCGACCGCAAGGCGCTGATCACCGAGTCCACGGAGTGCGCGCCGACGGTGACGCCGGGCAAGCAGTACGATCTGTCGCTCTGGTACAAGACGACCACCCCGGACGCGGCGGTCACCCTCTTCCGGCACGACACGACGGCCGGCTGGCAGTACTGGACCGACCTCAAGACCCTGGAGATGCAGGGCAGCTGGACCCAGGCGACGGTCCGCACCCCCGAGGCGCCCGCCGGCACCGACCGCATCACCTGGGGCGTCTCCGTCTACGGCACCGGCTCGGCGACCACCGACGACTACACGATGGACCAGGTCCCGGACGTCCTGCCGCCCGCGACCTGCACCGCCACCGCCGACCAGTGCGCCAACGGCCGCTGGGACGTGCTGCCCACGCAGAACCCGGTCCGCTCCATGCACTCCGTCGTCCTCAACAACGGCAAGGTGCTGTTGATCGCGGGCTCCGGCAACAGCGAGGAGCAGTTCAACGCGGGCACCTTCACCTCCGCCGTCTACGACCCGGCGAACGGCAGCTACAAGGTCATCCCCACCCCGAAGGACATGTTCTGCTCCGGGCACGTCCAGCTCCAGGACGGGCGGGTGCTGGTGATGAGCGGCAACAAGGCCTACCCGGTGGTCGGCGGGCACGGCTACGAGGGCTTCAAGGACTCGTACGTCTTCGATCCCGTCACCGAGACGTACAGCAAGACCAACGACATGAACGACGGCCACTGGTACCCGTCGGCGACCGTCATGGGCAACGGTGACGTGCTGTCCTTCGGCGGGCTGCGCGAGGACTCGACCGGCTCGGTGACCGCCGAGCTGTTCTCCGAGGCCGAGCAGCAGTGGCAGCCGCTGTGGAAGGTCAACCAGACCTGGTCGTACTGGGGTCTGTACCCGTCGATGATCCTGATGCAGGACGGCCGCCTCTTCTACTCGGGCAGCCATGTCTTCGGCAACAACATCCCCGGCACCGGCGCGGCGATCTACGACTACGACGCCAACACGGTCACCCAGATACCGGGGCTTCAGAACAAGGACCAGCGCGACCAGTCGGCGAGCGTGCTGCTGCCCCCGGCGCAGGACCAGAAGGTCCTCACCCTGGGCGGCGGCAACATCGACTCCAACCCGGACGGCAACCGGCTGACCGACGTCATCGACCTGAAGGCCGCCAACCCGTCGTACGTCGCGGGCCCGCCGCTTCCCCAGGGCACGGTGGACCTCGGCAACGGCCCGGTGGCCGAGACCGGCAACCAGGGCAAGATGTACGTCTCCGCCGTGCTCCTGCCCGACGGCAAGGTCCTGGAGACGGGCGGGGCGCTGCACAACCGCGCCGACCCGGTCTTCGAGTCCTCGCTCTACGACCCGGCCGTGAACACGTTCGATCCCGTGGCCGCCGACCCGCAGGCCCGCGGCTACCACTCCTCGTCCTTCCTGCTGCCCGACGGCCGGGTGATGTCGACCGGCGACAACCCGGGCAACGGCACCTGGAACCACAACGTGTCGATCTACACCCCGCCCTATCTGCTCAAGGGCGCACGGCCCACGATCACTTCGGTGATCGACACCGAGTGGACGTACGGCGACACGCAGCGCATCACCGTCGACCGGCCCATCGCCAAGGCGGAGCTGATCCGCCCCGCGGCGGTCACCCACTCCTCGGACCCGAACCAGCGGTACGTGGACCTGCCCCTGTCCGTCGACGGGAACAACGTCGACCTGAACGTGACGAGCAACCCGAACCTGGCTCCGCCCGGCTGGTACATGCTCTTCGCGGTCGATGCCAACGGCGTGCCGTCGGTGGCGAAGTGGGTGCACCTCCAGGGCCCCGCGGCCCTGAGCGCCTCCGACGCCTCGGCGCACGTCCACACCTTCGCCGACGACCTGACGGGCAAGGTCACCGGCCAGGGGAAGAAGCGGACCTCGCAGAAGGTCCCCGCCACCGTCTCCGGCTGCGACCGGCACTACGGCTCGATCAACGTGTGCGTGCCGACCGCGTTCCCGGCGACCGTCAAGAAGACCACCGCCGCCCGCTGCACCTGGCTCAAGGCGAACGACTACGGCCGCCTCAAGGTCAACGGCAAGGACGACCCGCTCGGACTCGACCCGAACAACGACGGCCTCGCCTGCGGAAAGGGCGACCTGAAGAAGAGGAGCTGA
- a CDS encoding Mut7-C RNAse domain-containing protein: MNRPEIHVEVAPELALFVPHARRCGATALAVDGVSTLGHVVESLGVPLTEVGALVVDGRETPVGHIPADGERVTVRPVTRPQQVPGAPLRFLLDVHLGTLARRLRLLGVDTAYESTDIGDPALAARSAAERRVMLSRDRGLLRRRELWAGAYVYSTDPEEQLRDVLDRFRPELRPWARCTACNGMLREASKEDVADQLHGGTQRSYDVFAQCGDCGRAYWKGAHHEQLVAIVERALAEFAGDR; the protein is encoded by the coding sequence GTGAACCGACCCGAGATCCACGTCGAAGTGGCCCCCGAGCTGGCCCTGTTCGTCCCGCACGCCCGCCGCTGCGGAGCCACCGCGCTCGCCGTGGACGGCGTCTCCACCCTCGGGCACGTCGTCGAGTCGCTCGGGGTGCCGCTGACGGAGGTCGGCGCGCTGGTCGTCGACGGCCGGGAGACGCCGGTCGGGCACATCCCGGCGGACGGCGAGCGAGTGACCGTCCGCCCGGTGACCCGCCCCCAGCAGGTCCCGGGAGCCCCGCTCCGCTTCCTCCTCGACGTCCACCTCGGCACCCTCGCCCGTCGGCTGCGTCTGCTCGGCGTGGACACGGCGTACGAGTCGACGGACATCGGCGACCCGGCGCTCGCCGCCCGGTCCGCCGCCGAACGGCGGGTCATGCTCAGCCGCGACCGGGGCCTGCTGCGCCGCCGCGAACTGTGGGCGGGCGCGTACGTCTACAGCACCGACCCCGAGGAGCAGCTTCGGGACGTCCTCGACCGGTTCCGCCCCGAGCTGCGGCCCTGGGCCCGGTGCACCGCCTGCAACGGCATGCTCAGGGAGGCGTCCAAGGAGGACGTGGCGGACCAGTTGCACGGCGGGACGCAGCGGTCGTACGACGTCTTCGCGCAGTGCGGGGACTGCGGGCGCGCGTACTGGAAGGGCGCGCACCACGAGCAGCTGGTGGCCATCGTGGAGCGCGCCCTGGCGGAGTTCGCGGGTGACCGCTAG
- a CDS encoding TetR/AcrR family transcriptional regulator has product MNPMTAARTSSPADRPQLSLRERKKIKTREAIRTATYALVKEQGYDATTIDQIAERAEVSPSTVFRYFPTKEDIVLTDEYDPILMEELRARPTDEPWSDSMRFVMLEAARQGIEEDEEVARLRTQLMVQVPAVRSRMMESMSVTGRMLCTAISERTGRDPDSLEVRVYAMSLIGGLMETSLYWAENGHQGDFTALLDRTMTVLQHGLPHENR; this is encoded by the coding sequence ATGAACCCCATGACGGCCGCACGAACCAGCTCCCCCGCCGACCGCCCCCAGCTGAGCCTGCGCGAGCGCAAGAAGATCAAGACGCGCGAGGCGATCCGTACGGCGACGTACGCGCTGGTCAAGGAGCAGGGGTACGACGCCACGACGATCGACCAGATCGCCGAGCGCGCCGAGGTGTCGCCGTCGACCGTCTTCCGGTACTTCCCGACCAAGGAGGACATCGTCCTCACGGACGAGTACGACCCGATCCTCATGGAGGAACTGCGCGCCCGGCCGACCGACGAGCCGTGGTCGGACTCCATGCGGTTCGTGATGCTGGAGGCCGCCCGCCAGGGCATCGAGGAGGACGAGGAGGTGGCGCGGCTGCGCACCCAGCTGATGGTCCAGGTGCCCGCGGTGCGTTCACGGATGATGGAGAGCATGTCGGTCACCGGCCGCATGCTCTGCACCGCCATCAGCGAGCGCACCGGCCGCGACCCCGACAGCCTGGAGGTCCGCGTCTACGCGATGTCCCTCATCGGCGGCCTGATGGAGACCTCCCTGTACTGGGCGGAGAACGGCCACCAGGGGGACTTCACCGCCCTCCTCGACCGCACGATGACGGTGCTCCAGCACGGACTGCCCCACGAAAACCGCTGA
- a CDS encoding DHA2 family efflux MFS transporter permease subunit, with amino-acid sequence MATVTQPSGSLPDPRRWWALGALVASMLTLGFDMTILNVALPTMAGQLGATTGEQQWMADAYVVVFASLMLPAGLLGDRFGRRRMLIVGLGIFLAGSVVGALAGDVNAVIAARAVMGIGGALVTPLALSVLPSLFAPDERTKAVGIVSAGSTLGLPLGPIIGGWLLDHFWWGSVFLINVPMAAIGIAACVFLLPETRDPASPKVDTVSTAFTAAGLGALIYAIIEAPVRGWGDPLILTLIALAVVLIAALVLRERRAVRPMLDMGLLAHRGFLFNTLAATLVMFVLSGLLFVLPPYLQAVLGHDALGTGVRLLPMMGGLLIAARAAQPVVVRFGARAVVSAGLVALAFAALLGSRTTVDSGYGFTALWLSVTGFGFGFSVVPAMSGALGTLPTDRAGSGSGLLMTLRQVGSAIGIALLGSLLAGAFRDRLDVTGLPAGAADTAGDSVVAAHLIAEKAGSARLAASADSAYVHGMGLVLLVCGVAALVSALLAAAFLPGTRQDEGVDSDVAPAKADARQ; translated from the coding sequence ATGGCTACTGTCACTCAACCGTCCGGGTCGCTTCCCGACCCGCGCCGCTGGTGGGCCCTCGGGGCCCTGGTCGCGAGCATGCTCACGCTCGGCTTCGACATGACGATCCTCAACGTGGCGCTCCCGACGATGGCCGGGCAGCTCGGCGCGACCACCGGCGAGCAGCAGTGGATGGCGGACGCGTACGTCGTCGTCTTCGCCTCGCTGATGCTCCCGGCCGGGCTCCTCGGGGACCGGTTCGGCAGGCGGCGGATGCTGATCGTCGGGCTGGGGATCTTCCTGGCCGGTTCGGTCGTCGGCGCGCTCGCCGGGGACGTGAACGCGGTGATCGCCGCCCGTGCGGTGATGGGGATCGGCGGCGCGCTGGTCACCCCGCTCGCCCTGTCCGTCCTGCCCTCGCTCTTCGCACCGGACGAGCGCACCAAGGCCGTCGGCATCGTCTCCGCCGGCTCGACGCTGGGCCTGCCGCTCGGCCCGATCATCGGCGGCTGGCTGCTCGACCACTTCTGGTGGGGCTCGGTGTTCCTGATCAACGTCCCGATGGCCGCGATCGGCATCGCCGCCTGCGTCTTCCTGCTGCCCGAGACCCGCGACCCGGCCTCCCCCAAGGTCGACACCGTCTCCACGGCGTTCACCGCGGCCGGGCTCGGCGCGCTGATCTACGCGATCATCGAGGCCCCGGTCCGCGGCTGGGGCGACCCGCTGATCCTCACGCTGATCGCCCTGGCCGTCGTACTGATCGCCGCGCTGGTGCTGCGGGAGCGGCGGGCCGTACGGCCCATGCTCGACATGGGGCTGCTGGCGCACCGCGGGTTCCTGTTCAACACGCTCGCGGCGACCCTCGTGATGTTCGTCCTGTCCGGTCTGCTGTTCGTGCTGCCGCCGTACCTCCAGGCCGTCCTCGGCCATGACGCCCTGGGCACCGGGGTGCGGCTGCTGCCGATGATGGGCGGCCTGCTGATCGCCGCCCGCGCCGCGCAGCCGGTCGTCGTCCGGTTCGGGGCGCGAGCCGTGGTGAGCGCGGGCCTGGTGGCGCTGGCCTTCGCCGCGCTGCTCGGCAGCCGTACGACGGTGGACTCCGGCTACGGCTTCACCGCGCTGTGGCTCTCCGTGACCGGTTTCGGCTTCGGTTTCTCGGTCGTGCCCGCGATGTCCGGAGCCCTGGGCACCCTGCCCACCGACCGCGCCGGCAGCGGCTCCGGTCTGCTGATGACCCTGCGCCAGGTGGGCAGCGCCATCGGCATCGCCCTGCTCGGCAGCCTGCTCGCGGGAGCATTCCGCGACCGCCTCGACGTCACCGGGCTGCCGGCCGGGGCCGCCGACACCGCCGGGGACTCGGTGGTCGCCGCCCATCTGATCGCCGAGAAGGCCGGTTCGGCCCGCCTCGCCGCCTCCGCGGACAGTGCGTACGTCCACGGCATGGGCCTGGTCCTGCTGGTGTGCGGCGTCGCCGCCCTGGTCTCCGCGCTGCTGGCGGCCGCGTTCCTGCCGGGGACCCGGCAGGACGAGGGCGTCGACTCCGACGTGGCCCCCGCGAAGGCCGATGCCCGACAATGA
- a CDS encoding hemolysin III family protein, producing the protein MTAPVPDAPTDTPAASHGPVGLPLSHEIKPKLRGWLHLGMFPAVLVSGLVLTALADSTRGRIACGIFAFTACLLFGVSALYHRGNWSPRMDGILRRLDHANIFLIIAGTYTPLTMLLLPEAKGQWLLWGIWGAATAGIAFRVFWVGAPRWLYTPCYIAMGWAAVFFLPDFLRTGGIAVLVLVVVGGLLYSAGGVIYGIKRPNPSPHWFGFHEVFHSLTLAAFVVHYVGISLVAYQHG; encoded by the coding sequence ATGACTGCGCCCGTCCCCGACGCGCCCACGGACACGCCGGCCGCCAGCCACGGCCCCGTCGGGCTCCCCCTGTCGCACGAGATCAAGCCCAAGCTCCGCGGCTGGCTGCATCTCGGCATGTTCCCGGCCGTCCTCGTCTCGGGCCTCGTGCTCACCGCTCTCGCCGACTCCACCCGCGGCCGGATCGCCTGCGGCATCTTCGCCTTCACCGCCTGCCTGCTGTTCGGCGTGAGCGCGCTGTACCACCGGGGCAACTGGAGCCCGCGCATGGACGGCATCCTGCGCCGGCTCGACCACGCGAACATCTTCCTGATCATCGCGGGCACCTACACGCCGCTGACGATGCTGCTGCTGCCCGAGGCCAAGGGCCAGTGGCTGCTGTGGGGCATCTGGGGCGCGGCGACGGCGGGCATCGCCTTCCGGGTGTTCTGGGTGGGCGCTCCGCGCTGGCTCTACACCCCCTGCTACATCGCGATGGGCTGGGCCGCCGTCTTCTTCCTGCCCGACTTCCTGCGCACGGGCGGCATCGCCGTCCTGGTCCTGGTGGTCGTCGGCGGGCTCCTCTACAGCGCGGGCGGCGTGATCTACGGCATCAAGCGGCCCAACCCGTCACCGCACTGGTTCGGCTTCCACGAGGTCTTCCACTCCCTCACGCTCGCCGCGTTCGTCGTGCACTACGTCGGCATCTCGCTGGTGGCGTACCAGCACGGGTGA